The genomic segment ATAGTCGGTAGTAATGGTGGTGGAAGAGCCATCTGCTTCGGTGTAGGTGACCTTTGCCAGATCGCCTTCGTAGTTTTCTACTGAATCTACGGTGGTGCTAAATAGTAATGCGCCACCATCTTCAATGCGCTTGGCAATGAAGTCCTTGAGGTATTCATGCTGTGGGTAGATGGCGACTTTGTGGCCAGTGAGCTCAGTCAGTGGAATACGGGTGCGTTCATTGTTGATAGAGATATCGATTGCTTCATCGTGATCGGCTTCTGCTTCCATGCGCGCGCCGACTCCAGTTTCCCGCATTAAGTTCAGGGTGCCTTGTTCAAGTATTCCTGCTCGAACTGTTTCTTCTACTTCTTTGCGAGTGCGGGATTCAAAGACAATTGATTCCACTCCCTGCAGGTGGAGGAGGTGTGCGAGGGTAAGGCCTGCTGGGCCGGCACCGATGATTGCGACTGGCACGTGATTCATGGAAAAGCTCCTTTTAACTCTCAACGGAAGATGAACTTCGTCAAATATTTCACATATAGTGATTTGGGCCTCAATCTAAGGGAAAGTATGTCCCGCCACAACCTGTTCGCAGTGTGAACGTGGTTTAAGTTGAAGTCGGGCTCACAGCCAGCAGGAAAGTCATTTAATTCAGATTACAAGGGTGTGGCTAGGGGTGTGATTCAGGGGTTCTGAGTTACGTAGAAGTAGAAACTAGTGCTTTCTTTTTCGCGATACTATGTTTTCCCTATTGATTAAGCTAAGGTGAACGCGTACTTAACTTGATATGCACGGGTGCTCGGTGAAAAACCGGGCTGAGATCTGGCAGAGCCACGACCGTAGAACCTGATCCGGATAATGCCGGCGATAGGGAGGAAAAATATGGCAAATCTCGCCATGCAAAAAAATACTCAGCAATCTTCTTGGCGTGTGATTGATATTGTCATCGCATCTGTTTTGGGTGTTGCCTGCGGATTAATTTTCATCGTATGGAATTCCATCGGATACGCCTGGACTACTGCTTTTCATGCACTAACTCCAGGCCTTGGTGGCGTGGCCATCGGAATCTGGTTGTTGGGCGGCGTGCTCGGCGGGCTTGTGATTCGTAAACCAGGTGCTGCACTCTTTGTAGAAGTTGTTGCTGCATGTGTGTCCGCAGCGTTGGCTTCTCAGTTTGGTATTTCCACTATTTATTCCGGTCTTGTCCAAGGGCTTGGCGCAGAAATCATCTTTGCATTGTTCCTTTACCGTCGCTTCAACCTGCCCATCGCCATGCTTGCCGGGGCCGGTGCTGCTGTGGGTGGCATTATTCTTGAGCTGTTCTTCTATGGAAATCTCGCGAAGACGCTCTCCTTCAACATTATTTATTCCACTACTTCGGTGATTTCTGGCATGATTTTGGCAGGATTACTCAGTTGGTTCTTGGTTCGCGCTTTGGCACGAACTGGCGCCCTGGATCGTTTTGCTGCTGGTCGGGAAATGAAATGACCACAGCTTTAGGCACGCGCGTTGTTGCGCGTAATTTTGGTTACCGGCATGCATCGCGGGAAAATCCTGCGTTAGAAAATATTAACTTTGAGATCGCACCAGGTGAGCGCATCTTGCTCACCGGCGCCTCAGGCGCAGGAAAATCTACGCTGCTCGCCGCACTCGCCGGCGTTCTAGGCGGTCCAGATGAGGGCGTGAGTACTGGCGAATTGCTTGTCGACGCCCCCTCCATTGGCCTTGTTCTCCAGGATCCAGATTCACAGGTTATTGCTTCCCGCATCGGCGATGATGTGGCATTTGGTTGCGAAAACCTCAAAGTTCCTCGCGCAGAGATTTGGCCACGAGTGGAGAGGGCCCTGCAACTTGTGGGGCTAGAGCTGCCACTGCACCATCCCACGAAGTATCTTTCTGGCGGTCAAAAACAACGTCTGGCTTTGGCTGGTGTCATTGCGATGGGTGCACGTTTAATTTTGCTCGATGAGCCAACCGCAAATTTAGATCCCCAAGGACAACGAGATGTCGTTGCAGCTGTGGATCGGGTAGTCCGTGAAACTGGTGCTACACTTATCGTTGTGGAACACCGCCATGAGCTGTGGTTAGACACCATTGATCGCATCATCAGCATTACTGATGGATGTGATGTTTTACCGGAAGAATTATTAAAAGTGGGCCAGTTGCCTGTGGCGCAGCCGTCGATAAGCAAGCCAATCTTGTGGGCTGACAACCTGTTGTGCAGCTGGGGTGCCGTGCGTAGTTTTGTGGTGCCTGAAGGTGCTTCGACGGTGATTACTGGCCCGAATGGTGCTGGAAAATCTACACTTGCGCTGACCATGGGTGGCTTGATTCCACCTAAAAAGGGGCGCCTGGAATTATCTGAAGCAGTGCGCGGTGGTTTGAACTCGCCGCCGCACAAGTGGCGTTCTGCGGAACTTGCTGCACGAATCGGCACTGTGTTTCAGGATCCTGAGCATCAATTTGTGGCGCGCACCGTGCGTGATGAGCTGGAGATCGGCCCGAAAATCATGAAAGTTCACGCACAAGATCGCGTTGAGGAACTTTTAGATCGCTTAAGGTTGCGGCATTTAGAGCACGCTAATCCTTTTACGTTAAGCGGGGGAGAAAAGCGTCGACTTTCTGTGGCAACAGCGTTGGTTGCAGCGCCTAAATTAGTGATTTTGGACGAACCAACATTTGGGCAAGATCCAGAAACCTTTACTGAACTAATCTTATTGCTACGCGAACTGACTGAAGCTGGAATTAGCGTTGTCTCAGTCACCCATGATCCAGATTTCATCGCAGCACTTGGTGATCATCACATCGAGGTAAACCCACGATGATGACAGTGAATCTTTTAAGCACAATCAACCCCGTCACCCGCATTATCGCGCTCATGGTGTTGACCACGCCTTTATTACTGAGCGTGGATGTGATGTCAGCGGCAATCGCGCTGGCAGCAACCATTATCTTGTCTCCTTTTGCTGGTGTGAGCTGGAAAATGTTGCTGAAACGTGGCTGGCCTTTGCTACTCATGGCACCGATAGCTGCACTTTCTATGGCGTTATATGGCCGGCCGGAAGGCACTGAATATTTTAGCTTCCTGCTCATCCATGTCACAGATAATTCCCTTGCTCTAGCTGCTGCCATTGGGCTGCGCGTCTTGGCTATCGGCATGCCAGTGGTGGTGTTGATTGCACGGATTGATCCCACTGATTTGGGTGATGGGTTAGCTCAGATTCTGAAACTTCCTGAGCGTTTTGTTATTGGAGCAGTAGCGGGAAGCCGGCTTATGACATTGTTCCGCGAGGACTGGTATTCCATGTCCAGAGCGCGGCGTGCGCGCGGCATCGCAGACCAGGGCAGGATTAAGCATTTTTTCACCATGACTTTTGGTCTTTTAGTCCTCTCACTACGCCGTGGTTCCAAGTTGGCAACCGCCATGGAAGCTCGTGGTTTTGGGCGCTCGCCAGATGGTCGAACGTGGGCACGTGAATCTAGTGTAGGTATTCGCGATGTCCTGCTCATTGTGGTGTGCGCAGCTATTTCAGCCTTAGCCATCGTGGTGTCCATTCAGACTGGTTTCTTCAGGTTTTTGGGCACATGAAAATTGTGTTGATCGATGGGCAATCTGGTGCAGGTAAAACCACCCTGGCAGAAGACTTGAGCTCCTATACCGGGTTTGATGTGGTGCACTTGGATGATTTCTATCCAGGATGGACCGGACTTGCACAAGCCTCTGAGATTGTTGCCCGCGATATTTTGGTGGCAGATAATCCGGGATATTTTTCTTGGGATTGGCACGAAAATTGCCGCGGGGAATGGGTGTCGCTTGAACCCGGAAAAAGCCTGATCATTGAAGGCTCTGGTGTAATAACGGCCGAGACCATTCAACGCGCCACTACCCTGGGTGATGTAGTGACCGTTCGTTTAACCGCACCGGAGTCTTTAAGAAAACAACGCGCCTTAGATAGAGATCCGGACTATGCACCATTTTGGGAGTTGTGGGCTGCGCAAGAACGAGTGCACTTTGCCCAGGGCATTGAGGCAGATCATGAGATTGTGCTAGGTTCGAATGAAGCTGCGGGACGACCCGTCGCACTCTATGACAGTCTGGGAACGGCCCAGAGTTCTTAAGAAAGTTTGACCAGAGAACATGCCGTTTTCTTTGTTAAAGCCAATTGATTACGCCCGCATCATTATCGGATGGGCGTCCATAGTTATTCTTCCTCTCTTGGCCCTGCCGTCGATTATCCAACTTGGCTTGATTATCGCCATCATTTTGTTCTGTGCGTTTGGCGTGGTCAAAATGGCAGAGCGCTTAGCCCATATTTTGGGTGATCCTTTTGGCTCTCTCATCCTCACGCTGTCCATTGTGATCATTGAAGTCATTTTGATTTGTGCAGTGATGTTGGGGCCAGCAGAAAGTGCCACCGCTGGCAGGGATTCTGTGATGGCTGTATCCATGATCATCATGGGCTTAGTGGTGGGATTATGTCTGCTTATCGGTGGACTAAGGCATGGCAGCATGCCACACAATGGCCTGGGTACTCCTACCTATTTGGTACTGATTGCAACTTTTTCAGCAGTCGCTTTTGCCGTACCGGCACTTTTAGGGGAGTACAGCACCGGACAAGCCATTGTTATTGCCACGTTGACAGCAGTTGTTTATGGATTCTTCCTTTACCGACAAATGGGTGCACAAGCACAAGAATTTCAAGAAGTAGAAGTAGCGGAAAAAGCCGGAAATGCTGCGCGGTGGGAGGTTCCTTTTCGCGGGGCAGTGTTGATCGTGACTGTTCTACCTATTGTCTTGCTTTCCCACGATATGGCTACGGTGATGGATGAGGTGCTTGCATCACTTGGTGCACCGGTAGCGATGGCAGGATTAATCATTGCCACGATTGTCTTCTTGCCAGAAACAATTACATCCTTGAAAGCTGCCTGGACTGGGGAAATCCAACGAGTGAGCAATCTGGCACATGGTGCTCAGGTATCCACCGTAGGACTGACCATTCCAGCTGTTCTCATCATTGGCATTATCACCGGACAAGACGTGCAATTAGGCGAGACCCCCATCAATTTATTGCTGCTTGGAACCACGATTGCAGTTACTGCCATTGCGTTTAGCTCTAAAAAAGTAAATGCAGTGCATGGATCCGTGTTGTTGATGCTGTTTGTCGTCTACATGATGAGCATGTTTGGCTGATTTGGGTAGCCTGGTGGGCATGAATGCATTAGAGACTTTGCAATGGCAAGACTGGTCAAGCGTTTTAGTTGTTGTAGCCCACCCGGATGATCCAGAATATGGGCTTTCCGCAGCGGTGAAAGAATGGACGGATGCTGGGGTAGAAGTATCCTATTTGCTTCTGACTCACGGTGAAGCAGGAATTCAAGGACTAGACCCGGCAGAAACTGGACCGCTTCGTGCCGCAGAACAAAGGGCTGCCTGTGATCAGGTGGGCGTGAAAAACCTCACCATCCTTAATCACCCAGATTCCATGCTTGTTTATAACCTGGAGCTGCGTAAAGATATTGCCCGAGAGATTCGGGTGCGGAAACCAAATGCCGTGGTTGTTACCAACTTTGAGGTGGAAGCATACGGTGGACTAAACCAAGCAGACCACCGAGTTGTTGGTCTAGCAGGTGTTGATGCCACCCGTGATGCTGCTAATCCTTGGGCACAGACAGAGCTTTTGGAAGAAGGCCACCAGTCGTGGGGTGCTGATGTTATCGTGATTGCAGGACATCCAGAGCCAACGCACACCATGGAAGTATCTCAGGAATCTGTCGATGCCGGTGTAGCTTCTCTGCAAGCACATAAAAAATATTTAGAAGCATTGCCAGATCACCCTAAGCCAGAAGAATTTATTCCGGAAACATTGGCAGTTGATGGTGGTTATGCTGCATCTTTCCGGGTCTTTGGACGGTAAGAAACCGGTATTTTATTGATCAGATAAGACCATAGCGTCCACGTGACAGAGAGAATCAGTACTTCCGCGACAATATAAAATGGCCATCCTCCTAGCAGCGCCAGAATTGATGTTGATTCTGGCTCTGTAGAGAGATAACCGTAGTTGGTGCCCAACAATGTGTTGATGACAAGACACAAGATTCCCCAGCTAATCGTCACCGTGAAAGCTACTACGACGCCGGAGGAACCAGGTTTTTCTCCGAAGCTAAATACCAGCATAATTGCGGCAATAAAGACTGCGATATGTAAGAACCAATACATCAAAAATTCAAGCCGCGGGATCTGTTCATACTGTAGATCTGGGGTAATCAGTGACATTACGTTGATAGTGGTGCCCCATAAAATGGTCACCGATACTGCCCAGCGTGCACGGGTTATTAGAGCGATGGCAGCAATGACACGAAGTGCATCTGAGAAATGGAATGGCCAGGAACCTTCCACGCTGTAGTTACCAGGTAAAAATCCCCATACCATCCAGAATATTGCAGCGCTAAGTAACACCCATCCAAAAGCTGATGCGAAATTATATCGGCGAGCAAGTGGAACCACGGCTATCGACAAAACAAGAACGGCGATGAGCATTGAAATATGCTCGACTCCATACTGGGGCATGGCGCCGAGGTCAATGGTGTTATCCATAAATACTTAATTTACATAACTTTTTAAGTGATTACCTGTAAAAGTATTAGTTTTGCTGAGATCAGTCGGAGTTCCTTCAAAAACAACTCGACCACCATCTGAGCCCGCACCAGGGCCGATATCAATGATGTGATCCGCGTGCGCGAGTACTCCCAAATGGTGTTCAATGACGATGACGGATTTTCCTGCATCAACAAGCTGGTCGAAAAGGTTGAGCAAAGTTTTTATGTCCGCCAAGTGCAAACCAGTCGTGGGCTCATCCAAAATAAAGGTGGTGGCCTTGTCAGCCATGTGGGTCGCTAGCTTCAAACGCTGACGTTCACCGCCCGACAATGTAGTTAGTGGCTGGCCGAGAGTGATATAACCGAGGCCGACGTCGACAAGCCGTTGTGCGATCTTTGCCGCAGGCAAAATCTTGGAATCTGGAGCAGAGAAGTACTCATGCGCTTGGACTGCCGATAACCCCAGCACTTCTGCGATATTCTTGCCACCAAAGTGATAGTCCAAAACAGACTCATCAAAACGCTTGCCTTCACACACCTCACACGGTGAAGAAACCCCAGCCATCATGCCCAAATCCACATAGACAGATCCCGCGCCCTTACAGTTCGGGCATGCTCCTTCTGAATTTGGGGAAAATAGCGCAGGTTTAACCTCATTAGCCTTGGCAAAAGCTTTGCGAATGGAATCTAACATGCCTGTATAGGTAGCAGGGTTGGAACGGTTTGAACCGTGAATCGCTGTTTGATCAACGAACACTACTGATTCATCGCGCGGAATTTCGTGAATTAACGAGGATTTTCCAGAACCAGCCACGCCTGAAATCGCGGTGAGCACACCTAATGGAATGTCCACATCGACATTGTTCAAATTATTTCGGTTGGCCCCGCGAACCTCCAGCGCGCCTTGTGGCGCACGCACAGATTCCTTCAATGACGCACGGTCAGCAAAATGGCGGCCGGTCACGGTGTCGCTGTCTTTAAGCTTTTCGACGCTTCCCTCAAATTTGATCTCACCACCGGCTGAACCAGCTCCCGGACCGAGATCAATAACATGATCTGCGATAGCAATAGTTTCTGGCTTATGCTCCACGACGAGCACAGTATTGCCCTTATCTCGCAGATTGAGCAGCAGCTTATTCATGCGTTCAATATCGTATGCATGCAAACCAGCGGTGGGTTCATCAAAGACATAAGTGACATCGGTGAGCGCTGACCCCAAATGGCGAATCATCTTTGTGCGTTGCGCTTCGCCACCAGACAAAGTGCCTGCAGGGCGATCAAGTTGGATATAGCCCAAACCAATCTCGACGAAATTATCAAGCGTTTCAGTCAAGGCTGTGAGAAGCGGAGCAACGGATGGGGCTTCGACAGTTTTCATCCACTGTGCTAAATCACGAACTTCCATGGCGCACAGTTCCGCAATATTTTTGCCATTGATCTTAGAATCCAAAGCATGTTGCGCCAGGCGAGTGCCACCACACGCTGGACAGGGAATAAAGGTAACTGCACGATCCACGAAGGTGCGGATATGTTTTTGCATTCCTTCGCGGTCTTTAGACAGCATTGATTTTTGAATACGAGGGATCAAACCCTCATAAGTCATATTGATGCCCGCGATTTTCATCTTGGTGGGTTCAAGATAAAGGAAGTTGTGGCGTTCCTCATCAGTGAAATCTTTGATGGGTTTTGTTGGGTCGAAGAGCCCTGATTCGGAATACATGCGATAATTCCATCCGCCCGGTGTATAGCCGGGGATGGTGAGGGCGTCTTCGTTGAGGGAGAGGGAGGCGTCGAAAAGCTCGTTGAGGTCGATGTCTGAGGCCCGGCCCATGCCTTCGCACGCCGGACACATGCCACCGGTGCGTTTGAAGTTAGCCTTTTCTCGTTTGGATTTTCCAGCCTTTTCAACTGTGATGGCGCCAGCTGCAGATACCGAAGGAACGTTGAAAGAATACGCACCAGGGCCACCGGCGTTTGGTGCGGCGATACGAGAGAACAAAATGCGCAACATAGCTGTTGCATCTGTAGCCGTTCCAACCGTGGACCTAGGATTAGCGCCCATCTGTTCTTGATCCACGATGATCGCGGTGGTGATGCCTTCCAGATGATCCACATCGGGACGTGCCATCGAGGGCATGAAGCCCTGCACGAAAGTACTATAGGTTTCATTAATCAACCGGCGTGATTCCGCAGCGATGGTGCCAAAAACAAGGGAAGATTTACCCGAACCTGACACACCAGTGAACACCGTCAGGCGCCTTTTTGGGATGCGAACAGACACATTTTTTAGATTGTTTTCATTGGCCCCATGGACTGTAATCCAATCGTGGGAATCAGCTTTTTGCATGTGCTCTAGAGTACCAATTTCTGGCAGGTTACAGCTTTTCTAGCACCAAAACAAAAGTCTCCCTAGTATGGGATCCATGGCAAAAACACATTTTCAAGGAAACGAAACTTCTACCTCCGGCGAACTGCCACAGGTAGGCGATAATTTGGCAGACTTCACTCTGGTTAACACCGATCTCGGAGAGGTCTCTGCACAGGACTTCCAGGGTCGTAAGCTTGTTTTGAACATCTTCCCATCAGTAGATACTGGCGTTTGTGCAGCATCTGTCCGCAAGTTCAATGAAGAAGCAGCAAGCCTAGAAAACACAACTGTGCTGTGTGTGTCCAAGGACCTTCCATTCGCACTGGGTCGTTTTTGCTCTGCAGAAGGCATCGAAAACGTCACTGCAGCATCCGCATTCCGTTCCACCTTCGGTGAGGACAACGGCATTGTGCTCGAAGAATCTCCACTAAAGGGCCTTTTGGCTCGCACCGTCATTGTTGCTGATGAAAACGGCAAGGTTGTTTATACTCAGCTGGTTGATGAAATCACCACTGAACCTGATTACGATGCAGCACTTGCTGCGCTGAACTAAATTACGTTCAAAGAAGGGCTACAGACAGCTACTGCTGTTTGTAGCCCTTCTTTTCTTATCTAACCCAGATGAAAATCTCTTGGCTAGTAACCTCTTCAGAATTTTCTACAGGATTACCTGAGGGTTCTTGCGGTTCTGTGCTGGACTTAGAGTCAGTTTTTTGAGGAGCGAAATTCGAGGTTGTCGAAGGCTCCGCGGACATATCAGAGGGATCTATGCTCTCTGGAGGTTTTTGGTTCTGTGGGCTCTGGAGATTTTCCTACATGGTCCCCGTCTAGAGGTGGTGGAGGCGGTGCCTTAATGAAGGTAGGGGGAGATAGCAGCGGTGGGGGTGTGGCAACCAGAGTTGGGGCTTCTTCGGGAGAGAAGTCATTTCTCTCATTGTTATCATTACCTCCAACAGTAGCCTCGCTGGTGGGGGGAATCTGTGATGGAGCAGGCGACAAGAATTCTGGGGGAGCGCTAGATACTGACGTTATGGGTGCGCTGATCTGAAGCTCTACAGAAGGAACGCGTGTGGAGTCTACCGGAGGATTTCGGTTCTCGAAGGCAAAAACTTTTGCTCCAGTCTCACCTTGTAACCCAGTACTTCCCAGAGAATCTGGAACGGAAGCCGGAGTAGTGGGAATATCACTAGGTGTCAAAGGTGCATTCGCTAAAGTAGTAAATATTGTAGATTCTTCAGTATTAATGACTACATCAGCAGAGCCCAGATAGTTATTTGCGGACACGAAGATAAAAGCTGGTAGTGAGGCCATTAATCCAACGGAAGAAAATAGATTCCAGAATTGGGAATGTCCAGTCAGATTCTTCGCGAATAAAACCACTGTGGTAAGAGCAGCCAGAATCAATCCAATGATGAAATAGGACAGTCTGCTTTGACTGATAAAAGCTGAAGCTACAAGGCTTGTACCTCCAGCAGCCAGAGTCACATAGGGGCTGTACTTTAAGGCTTTGTCTGCAAAGCTAAGTGCTTTTTTCTTTTTTGAACACTCAAAAAGAGCTTGGGAGAGGCGTCGAGTTCCTTCACGATAGCTTTCCGGATGCTGGTGGTATGAGACAAGCGTTGGAATCTCTAAAAGTTGCAGTCGCCGTTGCTTTTTGGACCATAACTCAAGAGGTAGAGCATCAATTTCTATAGAGACACTAGCGTCAGTGCGCGTTACGTAGCCACGGACTAGGGGATGGACTCCTCGGTCATAGGAATAACGCACTGCAGATGAAAGCGCGTCGGCGGTTTCGATATCTAGCACTCCGCATTCCGTGCCGTTGTAGAACACAGTGAGGACAGATTGCATTTCATGGAGTTCTAGGATGACCGCGGATCGAGGCAAAAAATTCTTAAATGGAGAATTAGCTGTTGGTTCAACTTGCCACGTTGTGCCACCAGCTAAAAGGCTACTGGTGGAATGCGGAACTTTATTCATGATCACTGCGAAATCAAGATCAGGCAACATGATTGAGGCTAGAACTCCACGGCTGGGGGTTAAATGGAGTTTGCAGCCGATGAGATGGCCAGAGGCAAAAATCCGCAGTAATTGAGAATTCAGCAGAATCTCGGGATGCTTAATTGTGCCGATATAGGTTTTTTGTGTCCACACACCTAGTTGCGTTCCAGAGTTCAGCGGAGCAAGAACTGCTTCAACAAAACGTTCTTGGTGCTCTGGATTGATCAAGGTCGCCAAGGCTGATCGATCGACGTTTTCTAAGTCGAAGTGATGAGTGGGGAAAGTTGAGGATGTTGCATGCAGATAGTAGATTTCTCCCTCGAAACTAAGCTGAGGAAAATCTGAGCGGAGGATTGGTGTGTTGATTTTGTTAGCCCCCTTTCCTTACTAACCTCTTATCATATACGGTAGTAGAGGCGATATCTGCGAATTTCAACAATCGTAGCCTTAAGGAATCATAATAGCTACGTAAAATTATTTATGTGCCCTGAATCTCAAAAGTGGTTATATTTTCTAATTCTTTTTTGAAAAGATCCTCTTAGCTGTGAGGATAATAGTTGTAATGATGGCGCCCCACGCTAGACCGAAA from the Corynebacterium crudilactis genome contains:
- a CDS encoding ECF transporter S component, giving the protein MANLAMQKNTQQSSWRVIDIVIASVLGVACGLIFIVWNSIGYAWTTAFHALTPGLGGVAIGIWLLGGVLGGLVIRKPGAALFVEVVAACVSAALASQFGISTIYSGLVQGLGAEIIFALFLYRRFNLPIAMLAGAGAAVGGIILELFFYGNLAKTLSFNIIYSTTSVISGMILAGLLSWFLVRALARTGALDRFAAGREMK
- a CDS encoding ABC transporter ATP-binding protein, encoding MTTALGTRVVARNFGYRHASRENPALENINFEIAPGERILLTGASGAGKSTLLAALAGVLGGPDEGVSTGELLVDAPSIGLVLQDPDSQVIASRIGDDVAFGCENLKVPRAEIWPRVERALQLVGLELPLHHPTKYLSGGQKQRLALAGVIAMGARLILLDEPTANLDPQGQRDVVAAVDRVVRETGATLIVVEHRHELWLDTIDRIISITDGCDVLPEELLKVGQLPVAQPSISKPILWADNLLCSWGAVRSFVVPEGASTVITGPNGAGKSTLALTMGGLIPPKKGRLELSEAVRGGLNSPPHKWRSAELAARIGTVFQDPEHQFVARTVRDELEIGPKIMKVHAQDRVEELLDRLRLRHLEHANPFTLSGGEKRRLSVATALVAAPKLVILDEPTFGQDPETFTELILLLRELTEAGISVVSVTHDPDFIAALGDHHIEVNPR
- a CDS encoding energy-coupling factor transporter transmembrane component T family protein; this translates as MNLLSTINPVTRIIALMVLTTPLLLSVDVMSAAIALAATIILSPFAGVSWKMLLKRGWPLLLMAPIAALSMALYGRPEGTEYFSFLLIHVTDNSLALAAAIGLRVLAIGMPVVVLIARIDPTDLGDGLAQILKLPERFVIGAVAGSRLMTLFREDWYSMSRARRARGIADQGRIKHFFTMTFGLLVLSLRRGSKLATAMEARGFGRSPDGRTWARESSVGIRDVLLIVVCAAISALAIVVSIQTGFFRFLGT
- a CDS encoding AAA family ATPase; amino-acid sequence: MKIVLIDGQSGAGKTTLAEDLSSYTGFDVVHLDDFYPGWTGLAQASEIVARDILVADNPGYFSWDWHENCRGEWVSLEPGKSLIIEGSGVITAETIQRATTLGDVVTVRLTAPESLRKQRALDRDPDYAPFWELWAAQERVHFAQGIEADHEIVLGSNEAAGRPVALYDSLGTAQSS
- a CDS encoding calcium:proton antiporter, producing MPFSLLKPIDYARIIIGWASIVILPLLALPSIIQLGLIIAIILFCAFGVVKMAERLAHILGDPFGSLILTLSIVIIEVILICAVMLGPAESATAGRDSVMAVSMIIMGLVVGLCLLIGGLRHGSMPHNGLGTPTYLVLIATFSAVAFAVPALLGEYSTGQAIVIATLTAVVYGFFLYRQMGAQAQEFQEVEVAEKAGNAARWEVPFRGAVLIVTVLPIVLLSHDMATVMDEVLASLGAPVAMAGLIIATIVFLPETITSLKAAWTGEIQRVSNLAHGAQVSTVGLTIPAVLIIGIITGQDVQLGETPINLLLLGTTIAVTAIAFSSKKVNAVHGSVLLMLFVVYMMSMFG
- a CDS encoding PIG-L deacetylase family protein, yielding MNALETLQWQDWSSVLVVVAHPDDPEYGLSAAVKEWTDAGVEVSYLLLTHGEAGIQGLDPAETGPLRAAEQRAACDQVGVKNLTILNHPDSMLVYNLELRKDIAREIRVRKPNAVVVTNFEVEAYGGLNQADHRVVGLAGVDATRDAANPWAQTELLEEGHQSWGADVIVIAGHPEPTHTMEVSQESVDAGVASLQAHKKYLEALPDHPKPEEFIPETLAVDGGYAASFRVFGR
- a CDS encoding TIGR02206 family membrane protein — protein: MDNTIDLGAMPQYGVEHISMLIAVLVLSIAVVPLARRYNFASAFGWVLLSAAIFWMVWGFLPGNYSVEGSWPFHFSDALRVIAAIALITRARWAVSVTILWGTTINVMSLITPDLQYEQIPRLEFLMYWFLHIAVFIAAIMLVFSFGEKPGSSGVVVAFTVTISWGILCLVINTLLGTNYGYLSTEPESTSILALLGGWPFYIVAEVLILSVTWTLWSYLINKIPVSYRPKTRKDAA
- a CDS encoding ATP-binding cassette domain-containing protein, with the protein product MQKADSHDWITVHGANENNLKNVSVRIPKRRLTVFTGVSGSGKSSLVFGTIAAESRRLINETYSTFVQGFMPSMARPDVDHLEGITTAIIVDQEQMGANPRSTVGTATDATAMLRILFSRIAAPNAGGPGAYSFNVPSVSAAGAITVEKAGKSKREKANFKRTGGMCPACEGMGRASDIDLNELFDASLSLNEDALTIPGYTPGGWNYRMYSESGLFDPTKPIKDFTDEERHNFLYLEPTKMKIAGINMTYEGLIPRIQKSMLSKDREGMQKHIRTFVDRAVTFIPCPACGGTRLAQHALDSKINGKNIAELCAMEVRDLAQWMKTVEAPSVAPLLTALTETLDNFVEIGLGYIQLDRPAGTLSGGEAQRTKMIRHLGSALTDVTYVFDEPTAGLHAYDIERMNKLLLNLRDKGNTVLVVEHKPETIAIADHVIDLGPGAGSAGGEIKFEGSVEKLKDSDTVTGRHFADRASLKESVRAPQGALEVRGANRNNLNNVDVDIPLGVLTAISGVAGSGKSSLIHEIPRDESVVFVDQTAIHGSNRSNPATYTGMLDSIRKAFAKANEVKPALFSPNSEGACPNCKGAGSVYVDLGMMAGVSSPCEVCEGKRFDESVLDYHFGGKNIAEVLGLSAVQAHEYFSAPDSKILPAAKIAQRLVDVGLGYITLGQPLTTLSGGERQRLKLATHMADKATTFILDEPTTGLHLADIKTLLNLFDQLVDAGKSVIVIEHHLGVLAHADHIIDIGPGAGSDGGRVVFEGTPTDLSKTNTFTGNHLKSYVN
- the tpx gene encoding thiol peroxidase — its product is MAKTHFQGNETSTSGELPQVGDNLADFTLVNTDLGEVSAQDFQGRKLVLNIFPSVDTGVCAASVRKFNEEAASLENTTVLCVSKDLPFALGRFCSAEGIENVTAASAFRSTFGEDNGIVLEESPLKGLLARTVIVADENGKVVYTQLVDEITTEPDYDAALAALN